The genomic window CTGAAACCCGTATCGTCATCTCTGAGGGGAAGCTCGAGGCTGTTAGAGAGGTCCCGCGTGTAACTTATGAAGACATCGGAGGCTTATCCGATGCGATAAGGAAGATAAGGGAGATGGTTGAGCTCCCGCTTAAATATCCTGAGCTCTTCGAAAGGTTAGGGGTTGAGGCTCCAAAAGGTGTACTTTTATACGGTCCACCTGGGACTGGTAAGACCTTGCTCGCGAAGGCCGTGGCGAACGAGACGAACGCGGCCTTCTTCAGCATAAGCGGTCCTGAGATCATGAGCAAATACTATGGTGAAAGCGAGGAGCGGCTAAGAGAGATCTTTAGACAGGCTGAGGAGAATGCTCCGAGTATAATATTCATAGATGAGATAGATGCCATAGCGCCTAAACGCGAGGAAGTAACAGGCGAAGTCGAGAAACGCGTTGTCTCTCAGCTTCTCGCCCTCATGGATGGGTTAAAACCCAGAGGCAGGGTCGTCGTCATAGGGGCGACTAACAGGCCTAACGCGTTAGACCCGGCTTTAAGGAGACCTGGACGGTTCGACAGGGAGATCGAGATAGGGGTGCCGAATAAGCAAGGTAGGCTTGAGATACTTCAAATCCACACCCGCGGCATGCCTCTAGCAGACGATGTCGACTTGGAGTATCTTGCAAGCATTACACATGGCTTCGTAGGTGCGGATTTAGAGGCTCTATGCAAGGAGGCGGCTATGAGGGCTTTAAGGAGGATTATTCCCGAGATAGATTTCGAGAAGGAGACTATCCCGGCCGAAGTGCTTAACAAGATAACCGTCACTATGAACGACTTCCTCGAAGCCTTGAAGGAGGTCGAGCCTTCGGCGATGCGTGAAGTCTTAGTCGAGGTTCCAAACGTTAAATGGGAAGACATAGGTGGACTACATGATGTTAAACTTGAGCTTCAGGAGGCTGTCGAGTGGCCGCTTAAGTATCCTGAGCTTTTCGAGTACATGGATGCTAGACCGCCTAAGGGAATCCTGCTTTACGGTCCACCAGGAACAGGTAAGACGCTCTTAGCCAAAGCGGTTGCGAACGAGAGCGAAGCGAACTTCATAAGTATAAAGGGACCGGAGATCCTCTCTAAATGGGTGGGTGAGTCTGAGCGGGCTATAAGGGAGGTCTTTAGGAAGGCTAAGCAAGCGGCTCCGAGTATAATATTCTTCGACGAGATAGACGCGATCGCACCTGTTAGAGGTAGCGGGCTGGGAGACTCTCATGTAACCGAGCGTGTGATAAGTCAGCTTCTCACAGAGATGGATGGTATCGAAGAGCTCCGAGGAGTAGTCGTGATAGCCGCTACCAATAGGCCGGATATAGTCGACCCGGCCTTGCTAAGACCTGGACGGTTTGATAAATTGCTCTATGTTCCACCTCCAGACCTTGAAGCCCGTAAGGAGATTCTGAAGATCCATACTCGTAAGAAGCCTCTGGCAGACGACGTCGACCTCGACAATATAGCGGAGAGGACCGAGGGATACACGGGAGCCGACTTAGAGGCGCTGTGTAACACGGCGGTGATGCTTGCCATAAGAGAATATATAGCCGTCAACAAAGACCTTGAAGAGGCGAAAAAGGGAGTTAAGAAGCTTAAAGTCCACATGAAACACTTTGAAGAGGCGTTAAAGAGGGTTAAACCGATATCGCGTAAAGAGCTTGAGATGTATCAGAAAATCTCGAAGGAATTTGCAGAACGTATTAAATAAAAATAGCTTTCTTCAACCCTTGAATTAAAAAGAAACCTTTAAACTCGTTCACGTCTAGTTTAACATGGTGAGAGACTTGTCGTTTGAAAATTGGTGGGCCAGATGGTTTAGAAGAAGGCGATGGCCCTTCTTCAGAAGCTGGTTTTTCGAAGATATCGACGAGATGTTTAGGGAGATGATGGAGGAGATCGAGCGGGAGTTCGAGGAGTTCTCTAAAAACGTCCCGAAGGAGCTAGTGCGAGAACGCACGCTTCCAGATGGAACTAAGGTAAAAGAGTGGGGGCCGTTCGTTTACGGCTACGTCATGACGGTGGGGCCAGATGGAAAACCAAAGGTCAGAGAGTTCGGTAACGTTAGGCTCGGCGTCGAGGCTGGGAGGCCAAGGGTGAGCATAAGCGAGCGCAGGGAGCCCCTAGTTGATGTCATGTCTACAGATGGAGAAGTTAAAGTAATAGCTGAGCTTCCGGGTGTGGAGAAGAAGGATATTCAACTCTTCGGAACCGAGGATAGTTTAACCATATCCGTCGACACCCCGGAGCGTAAGTACTATAAGGAAATCCAGCTTCCGGCTAAGGTAGACCCGAAGAAGGCTAAATCCTCCTACAAGAACGGAGTACTAGAAGTGGCGCTCCCTAAGAAGGGGGAGAAGCCAAAGCCTAAAGGTGAGCCTATAAAAATCGAGTAGAAGACCCCTGGGTTATTTTTTCCATTACACGTTCATTGCCACACCGCGTTTCCCTCATCGTTTGTTCGCAAAGTTAGAAGTTAAGAGGATTAAACTAGGCTTATCGGTCTACCTTCTAACGCTGATTTTAACGCCGCTTCTATTATCCTAGTGACGGCGAGACCGTCTTCTCCAGTCGAGAGAGGCTGCTTATCATCGATGATACAATCGATGAAGTGCCAGACCGTCCGGATATTGAAGCCTGTTAAGCGACCGTGGATTTCGAAGGGACCACCGAACAGGTCAGGCTTCTCAGATTTTTCAGAGGTGTAGACCCTCATAGCCTGATGGTGATGCGTATCTATGTAGACGCAGCCCCCGGTGAATATGAATCTACTTACAAAGTCGACTATGGAAGGCATGGTCTCAGGGAGCACCCAACTATTTTCAAACGACGCTACAACACCGTCCTCAAACTCGACAATATAGTGGAAGAAGTCCTCTGTGTTCACACCCATGTTTTTGAGAACTCGTTCTCCTTTAACGCAGTAGACCCTCACGGCTTCTTTTTCAAATATCCATCTCACCAGGTCTACGATGTGACTTCCTAGGAACCAGATAACCGACGATTTAGAAGCCCAGCTGAGCATCTTAGTCGGAACATATATCGTATCGCAGAGCCTTACATAGGCGTATATTGGTTCTCCCAATTCGCCTGCGTCTACTCTGGATTTAAGGAGAGCGTACGGAGGACTCCATCTATTGTGAAAAGCCACCATAAGTTTAACACCTGCTTTCTTAGCGGCGTTAACCATAGCCTCGGCGTCGGAAACAGAAGTCGCCAACGGCTTTTCGCATAAAACATCTTTACCGGCTTCGACGAACGCTATTACCGGGTCTTTGTGTAGGAAATCTGGTGTGGTAACCGAGACCGCTTCAAGCTCAGGGTCTTCAGCCATTTTCCTGAAATCCGTATAAACCTTTTCGACTGAGAATTCCCTAGCGAAAGCCTCAGCCTTAGTTTTATCTATGTCGCAAACCGCTACGACTTCTGCGTCAGGGTGGCTCTTATAAGCTCTCGTATGGACTCGCCCCATTATTCCTAAACCCACCACTCCAACTCTGACCTTACCCATTTAAAGACACCCAAGAGATAGACGGGGTTCTGACATGATAAGAGTTACTAGCGTCTTTAGTAGGACGAGGAAATACACTAAGAAACTATTTATCTCAGCGTTTCTTAGATTTAGTCGAGAGCACAAAATGGATGTCCCGGAGACTTTCAGGACGGTGCTTATGAAGCAGGGATATAGACTCGTCGGGAAACATAGCGGCGTCAAGGTCTGTGAGTGGACTCGTAGAAGTCTAACCCGCGGCGAATACTGTTATAAGCAGAAATGGTACGGGATCGAAAGTCATAGATGTCTTCAGTGCAGTCTGGCGTTATTTTGGTGTCTTAATCGTTGCCTATACTGCTGGAGGAGCTTCAAGTTGTTCTTAGGAGCGGAGATGAAGGTTGAACCAGATGACCCCGAGTGGATACTCGAAGGATTGATAGAGGCTCAGAGGACGCTCTTGGTCGGGTATAAGGGTAACCCTAAGGTTCCACGGTGGAAGTGGGAGGAAGCTCAGAACCCCACGAACTTAGCCATAAGCCTCATAGGGGAAAGCGTCTTGTACCCGCGTCTACCAGAGTTTATAGCTGTAGCTAAAGAACGCGGTATGAACACGTTCCTTGTGACCAAGGGGACATATCCTGAGATGCTTAGGAAACTCGAAGTCGAGCCTACGAACCTCTACATAAGCCTATGCGCACCTGATAAGGATACGTTTGAAAGACTCGATAGACCTATCATACCAGACGGCTGGGAGAAACAGATGGAGAGCTTAGAGCTTATGAGAAGTTTCAACTGCCGTAAAGTGATAAGGATCACCCTGGTTAAAGGCTACAATATGCATGGTATAGATGGATACGCTAGGCTCATAGCGAAGGCCGAGCCGGATTATATAGAGCCTAAGGCTTACATGTGGGTTGGAGAGTCTAGGAAAAGACTTCCAGGCGAGGCTATGCCGACTCACGAGGATGTGATAGAGTTCGCCGAAAAACTAGCTGAAGAAACAGGATATAAGTTTGCAGATTTCTTTAGGCCAAGTAGAGTCGCGTTACTATCGGCTAAGTAAAGGCGCTCTGTTAAACGGTCGCTCTTACGAGCTTTGCTATGAAAAACCCGTTACATCCATGTAGATGCGGATAAAGTCGCCTACACTCCTTGAACCCCCTTAAACCGGGCTCTCCGATAACTCCCGTGAGAGGCACGATCTCGAAGTCTGGGTTTAGATTCAGAAATTTTTCCACGACCATCTCGTTCTCTTCCACCGTTATACTGCAGGTGGAATATACTATATGGCCTCCTGGCTTAACTAGGTCTGCGTAGGAAAGAAGCATCGACAACTGAAGTTCAGAGAATTTTCTAACGTCTTTTAGGTCCATTCGCCATTTAATCGATGGATTCCTATGGAATACCCCTGTTCCTGAACAGGGAGGGTCTATCAAGACGAGATCTGCCTCTAATTTTAAAGGAGGCGCACGCGATGCGTCTGTGAGGACCAGATATGCGTTGGAGACCCCCATTCTCGAAACTTCCCTAAGCCAGAGACCTGCACGTTCTCTAGACAGCTCTATCGAAACTATCAAGCCGGTATTATCCATGAGCTGGGCTAGGTAGCTTGTCTTAGCACCCGGTGCAGCACATACGTCTACAACAGTAAAACCAGGTTTAACCCCTGAGGCCTCCACGGCTAGGCAACTAGAGAGGTCTTGGATGTATACCAAGCCTCTTCTATAGAGACTTGATGCGACTATAGGTCTTCTGAAAGACTCGACTTTATACACGTGCTTTAAATCC from Candidatus Bathyarchaeota archaeon includes these protein-coding regions:
- a CDS encoding RsmB/NOP family class I SAM-dependent RNA methyltransferase, with translation MSTIERAFKIAVKALTLEERTGLSLKSTMDRARRILSESERQPLGLAYRLVFEVVKRKALVDHILDKVLGDSILKVSETVKQTMRLLVYEFKLNPTRSLRTSETLRALRRVLNPDDYRLCVRLLAKLRVLPLETLLPESGSLEYLSVLTSNPRWFVEYVLRVLGPWNGLRFLKSLLDAPSTYLRINTLKASEDETLRFLKEEGVRLMKVKDLKHVYKVESFRRPIVASSLYRRGLVYIQDLSSCLAVEASGVKPGFTVVDVCAAPGAKTSYLAQLMDNTGLIVSIELSRERAGLWLREVSRMGVSNAYLVLTDASRAPPLKLEADLVLIDPPCSGTGVFHRNPSIKWRMDLKDVRKFSELQLSMLLSYADLVKPGGHIVYSTCSITVEENEMVVEKFLNLNPDFEIVPLTGVIGEPGLRGFKECRRLYPHLHGCNGFFIAKLVRATV
- a CDS encoding CDC48 family AAA ATPase, producing MSGKSGVVLRVAEAHGRDVGRGIARIDPKVMEKAGLTTGDVVEIAGKRRTVAIVWPGYPEDYGRGLIRIDGYIRQNAGVSIDEKVTVKKVEAKKAARITLAPREPLRILGAEEYLLQLLEGRVVTRGDNIPIGIMGRKIELTVISVQPPAPAVIITPETRIVISEGKLEAVREVPRVTYEDIGGLSDAIRKIREMVELPLKYPELFERLGVEAPKGVLLYGPPGTGKTLLAKAVANETNAAFFSISGPEIMSKYYGESEERLREIFRQAEENAPSIIFIDEIDAIAPKREEVTGEVEKRVVSQLLALMDGLKPRGRVVVIGATNRPNALDPALRRPGRFDREIEIGVPNKQGRLEILQIHTRGMPLADDVDLEYLASITHGFVGADLEALCKEAAMRALRRIIPEIDFEKETIPAEVLNKITVTMNDFLEALKEVEPSAMREVLVEVPNVKWEDIGGLHDVKLELQEAVEWPLKYPELFEYMDARPPKGILLYGPPGTGKTLLAKAVANESEANFISIKGPEILSKWVGESERAIREVFRKAKQAAPSIIFFDEIDAIAPVRGSGLGDSHVTERVISQLLTEMDGIEELRGVVVIAATNRPDIVDPALLRPGRFDKLLYVPPPDLEARKEILKIHTRKKPLADDVDLDNIAERTEGYTGADLEALCNTAVMLAIREYIAVNKDLEEAKKGVKKLKVHMKHFEEALKRVKPISRKELEMYQKISKEFAERIK
- the twy1 gene encoding 4-demethylwyosine synthase TYW1 yields the protein MDVPETFRTVLMKQGYRLVGKHSGVKVCEWTRRSLTRGEYCYKQKWYGIESHRCLQCSLALFWCLNRCLYCWRSFKLFLGAEMKVEPDDPEWILEGLIEAQRTLLVGYKGNPKVPRWKWEEAQNPTNLAISLIGESVLYPRLPEFIAVAKERGMNTFLVTKGTYPEMLRKLEVEPTNLYISLCAPDKDTFERLDRPIIPDGWEKQMESLELMRSFNCRKVIRITLVKGYNMHGIDGYARLIAKAEPDYIEPKAYMWVGESRKRLPGEAMPTHEDVIEFAEKLAEETGYKFADFFRPSRVALLSAK
- a CDS encoding Gfo/Idh/MocA family oxidoreductase translates to MGKVRVGVVGLGIMGRVHTRAYKSHPDAEVVAVCDIDKTKAEAFAREFSVEKVYTDFRKMAEDPELEAVSVTTPDFLHKDPVIAFVEAGKDVLCEKPLATSVSDAEAMVNAAKKAGVKLMVAFHNRWSPPYALLKSRVDAGELGEPIYAYVRLCDTIYVPTKMLSWASKSSVIWFLGSHIVDLVRWIFEKEAVRVYCVKGERVLKNMGVNTEDFFHYIVEFEDGVVASFENSWVLPETMPSIVDFVSRFIFTGGCVYIDTHHHQAMRVYTSEKSEKPDLFGGPFEIHGRLTGFNIRTVWHFIDCIIDDKQPLSTGEDGLAVTRIIEAALKSALEGRPISLV
- a CDS encoding Hsp20/alpha crystallin family protein is translated as MVRDLSFENWWARWFRRRRWPFFRSWFFEDIDEMFREMMEEIEREFEEFSKNVPKELVRERTLPDGTKVKEWGPFVYGYVMTVGPDGKPKVREFGNVRLGVEAGRPRVSISERREPLVDVMSTDGEVKVIAELPGVEKKDIQLFGTEDSLTISVDTPERKYYKEIQLPAKVDPKKAKSSYKNGVLEVALPKKGEKPKPKGEPIKIE